One window from the genome of Glycine soja cultivar W05 chromosome 12, ASM419377v2, whole genome shotgun sequence encodes:
- the LOC114378990 gene encoding protein MAIN-LIKE 1-like, with amino-acid sequence MIQMMLPQRRRPTASARRQQEVAPVAKDDPVVPADIHAPSVEDDPVVAADVHAAGVDAANDAEGFPGEPRDPSVLIEYADHVAVSVWNEEKLGRPAPEIEGLITATGLSPLIAFSVDTGDRGLISSFVERWHRETSSFHLLMGKFSITLDDVMSLLHLPIIGTFHTFEPLHINEAVLMLVELLEVSREAARAETAYCHGPYSATHVHVVFLDALRDLSQSGSYAWGAAALVHMYDHLNDACRSSIRQLAGYITLLQHFSSVAKCMADPDYDEVSPHACRWITMKAIVKSIFTATYRQHLDRLRIPDVRWMPYGEHRPF; translated from the exons ATGATTCAGATGATGCTCCCCCAGCGGCGAAGGCCTACGGCATCGGCACGTAGGCAACAGGAAGTTGCCCCTGTTGCCAAGGATGACCCTGTGGTACCTGCAGACATACATGCACCTAGTGTCGAGGATGACCCTGTTGTAGCTGCAGATGTACATGCAGCTGGTGTAGACGCTGCTAATGATGCTGAGGGATTTCCAGGTGAGCCGCGTGACCCATCAGTGCTTATCGAGTATGCTGACCATGTTGCAGTCAGCGTATGGAACGAagag AAATTAGGTAGGCCTGCTCCTGAAATTGAAGGGCTAATTACTGCCACAGGACTAAGTCCTTTGATTGCGTTTTCAGTAGATACTGGCGATCGGGGACTTATATCCTCGTtcgtggagaggtggcacaggGAGACTAGCAGTTTCCATCTTCTCATGGGGAAGTTTAGCATCACCCTGGATGATGTGATGTCTCTGCTTCATCTTCCCATTATTGGCACCTTCCATACCTTCGAGCCTCTGCACATCAACGAGGCGGTGTTGATGTTGGTTGAGTTACTAGAAGTCTCCAGAGAGGCAGCTAGGGCTGAGACAGCATATTGTCATGGACCATAC agtgcaacccatGTTCATGTTGTCTTCTTAGACGCTTTGCGTGACTTGAGTCAGAGTGGGAGCTATGCATGGGGAGCAGCTGCATTGGTGCATATGTACGATCATTTGAATGATGCTTGTAGGAGCAGCATCCGACAGCTTGCTGGTTACATCACTCTCTTACAg CACTTTTCGTCAGTTGCGAAGTGTATGGCTGATCCGGACTATGATGAGGTGTCACCACATGCATGTCGATGGATTACTATGAAGGCGATTGTGAAGTCCATATTTACAGCAACGTACAGGCAGCATCTTGATCGACTCAGGATTCCTGATGTCCGTTGGATGCCTTATGGGGAGCACCGACCCTTTTGA